One genomic region from Bacillus sp. SLBN-46 encodes:
- a CDS encoding DNA cytosine methyltransferase, whose translation MKDAKKVPRISATVNRSTHAVEDKKTGKLRNLTPVECERLNGFLDNWTDTMQERNRYFCMGNALVVGLIEKMGNQIKAIFEEEKAPVVLK comes from the coding sequence TTGAAAGATGCTAAAAAGGTTCCACGTATATCGGCAACAGTAAACCGTAGCACTCATGCGGTAGAAGACAAAAAAACAGGTAAATTGCGTAATCTAACACCTGTTGAATGTGAACGATTAAACGGTTTTCTTGATAATTGGACAGACACCATGCAAGAACGGAACCGTTACTTCTGTATGGGGAACGCGCTCGTTGTGGGACTGATTGAAAAAATGGGGAATCAAATCAAAGCTATTTTCGAAGAAGAAAAAGCACCAGTTGTACTAAAGTAA
- a CDS encoding recombinase family protein, which yields MAKTVAYIRVSSVLQNLDRQRDEMLNLGIPEKQIYEDKSSGKDFDRISIYETGFGCRGYHHHQIA from the coding sequence ATGGCAAAAACTGTCGCATACATACGAGTCAGTTCGGTACTTCAAAATTTGGACCGGCAGCGGGATGAAATGCTGAACCTGGGGATTCCAGAAAAGCAAATTTACGAAGATAAGTCGTCGGGTAAAGATTTTGACAGAATATCAATATATGAAACGGGCTTTGGATGTAGGGGATACCATCATCATCAAATCGCTTGA
- a CDS encoding DUF262 domain-containing protein: MSFQAPLTIKKVIKNIHEKKYLLPAIQREFVWGTDQIERLFDSLMQGYPVGSFLFWDVKKEKSKDFQFYEFIRNYHEKNNRHNPLASISGEEDIIAILDGQQRLTSMYIALKGTYAYKLPRMRRENPLAYPEQQLYVDLLAPSEEFDTVYDFRFLTPEEVDSDNEEGLAYWFKVSEILNMNNHFEVNQYLIENGLNSLEKDKALFANQTLFKLYQAINETLTINYYLEEEQKLDKVLNIFIRVNSGGTTLSYSDLLLSIATAQWKNKDARQEITKFVDEINQIGNGYNFNKDFVLKSCLVLCDFTDIAFKVDNFNSEAMQKIEQNWDLIKESIRLSVNLIASFGYTNDTLTSKNAIIPIAYYLLKKGNPHNYLQSKNYQDDRKLIKKWLILGLLKQVFSGQPDNVLRPLRRIIGANLNEFPLQIIIDEFKGSTKSFTFNDDEVENLLTYEYGQKQTFSILALLYPNLDFRNKFHLDHIFAKSMFTRRKLSKIGIPQDNQDFYFEHVNSIANLQLLEDIPNIEKSNVEFDKWLNETFKDVAAKNDYLAKHYIPICDFGLTNFQEFIEKRNGLLHQKLKLIV; encoded by the coding sequence ATGTCGTTCCAGGCACCATTAACAATAAAAAAGGTAATTAAAAACATTCATGAAAAAAAATATCTTTTACCAGCGATTCAAAGGGAATTTGTATGGGGAACAGACCAAATTGAAAGGCTGTTTGATTCTTTAATGCAGGGGTATCCTGTTGGCTCTTTCTTATTTTGGGATGTAAAGAAAGAAAAGAGTAAGGATTTCCAATTTTACGAGTTTATAAGGAATTATCATGAAAAGAATAACCGTCATAATCCACTTGCTAGCATAAGTGGAGAAGAAGATATTATTGCCATATTAGACGGACAACAAAGGTTAACTTCTATGTATATTGCATTAAAAGGTACATACGCTTATAAGCTCCCACGTATGAGGCGTGAAAATCCATTAGCGTATCCTGAACAACAGCTTTATGTTGATTTATTAGCACCTTCAGAGGAGTTCGATACGGTTTATGATTTTCGTTTTTTAACACCTGAGGAAGTTGACAGTGATAATGAAGAAGGCTTGGCCTATTGGTTTAAGGTTTCTGAAATATTAAACATGAACAACCATTTTGAAGTAAATCAGTATCTAATTGAAAATGGCCTAAACTCTTTGGAAAAAGATAAAGCATTGTTTGCAAATCAAACCCTGTTTAAACTATATCAAGCAATTAATGAAACACTTACCATAAATTATTACCTGGAAGAAGAACAAAAACTGGATAAGGTCCTAAATATTTTTATACGGGTAAATAGCGGAGGTACTACGCTTAGCTATTCCGATTTATTACTTTCTATAGCTACTGCTCAATGGAAAAATAAAGATGCTAGACAGGAAATAACAAAGTTTGTTGATGAAATAAATCAAATTGGTAATGGATATAATTTCAACAAAGATTTTGTTCTAAAGTCATGCCTAGTCCTTTGTGATTTTACGGATATAGCATTTAAAGTCGATAATTTTAACAGTGAAGCTATGCAAAAAATTGAACAAAATTGGGACCTAATAAAAGAGTCAATTCGATTATCTGTTAATCTAATTGCAAGTTTTGGGTACACCAATGACACCCTAACTTCAAAAAATGCTATTATCCCGATTGCTTATTACCTGTTAAAGAAAGGGAATCCGCATAATTATTTACAATCTAAAAATTATCAAGATGACCGAAAACTCATTAAAAAATGGCTTATTCTTGGACTTCTAAAACAAGTGTTTAGTGGTCAACCGGATAATGTACTCCGACCGTTAAGAAGAATAATCGGAGCTAACCTTAATGAATTTCCGTTACAAATCATTATTGATGAATTTAAGGGGAGTACAAAGTCGTTTACATTTAATGATGATGAGGTCGAGAACCTGCTTACCTATGAATATGGTCAAAAACAAACATTCTCAATTCTTGCTTTGCTTTACCCAAATCTTGATTTTAGAAATAAATTTCATCTGGACCATATTTTCGCGAAAAGCATGTTTACAAGGAGAAAATTATCAAAAATTGGTATTCCACAAGATAATCAGGATTTTTACTTTGAACATGTTAACTCTATAGCTAACCTACAGTTATTAGAAGACATACCAAATATTGAAAAGTCCAATGTGGAATTTGATAAATGGCTTAATGAGACTTTCAAAGATGTTGCAGCAAAGAATGACTATCTAGCAAAACATTACATTCCAATATGTGATTTTGGACTAACAAATTTTCAAGAGTTTATTGAAAAAAGAAATGGTCTTTTGCATCAAAAATTAAAATTGATTGTATAA
- a CDS encoding bacteriophage abortive infection AbiH family protein, with amino-acid sequence MSSLFIIGNGFDLAHSLPTSYEHFRQYLIRNYPGAVKKSPSFNINSSTMPDGSEVYDKDEVVSFIMDIISKAEPYGERWSDIETSLGRLDFEEYLDEMSYFLDDDDDDDDMWHRAHRNEDAAEHFYNVTLKTKELFSEWVNSIDISTVLPKKKLQDIIDIDNDVFLTFNYTSLLEDLYGAEDVFHIHGERGFQSLPGTELIIGHGESREDFENTHVGSEWALSKIHQSLKKDTKEIIRKSRFFFDILPSVKNIYSYGFSFSKVDLAYIKEIINKLNKENVTWYLSDYDYKETREEYKKIIRAFGFKGTLEVFSI; translated from the coding sequence ATGAGCAGTTTATTTATTATAGGTAATGGTTTCGATTTAGCGCACTCTTTACCAACAAGCTACGAACATTTTCGTCAATACCTTATTCGTAATTATCCTGGAGCAGTTAAAAAATCACCATCATTTAATATTAATAGTAGTACGATGCCTGACGGTTCCGAAGTATATGATAAAGACGAGGTTGTATCTTTTATTATGGATATTATATCCAAAGCGGAGCCATACGGTGAAAGATGGAGCGACATTGAGACTAGCTTAGGTCGATTAGACTTTGAAGAGTATCTAGATGAAATGTCCTATTTTTTGGATGACGATGATGATGACGATGATATGTGGCATAGAGCCCATAGAAACGAGGATGCCGCTGAACATTTTTATAATGTAACTTTAAAGACTAAAGAACTTTTTTCGGAGTGGGTTAATTCCATAGATATATCCACTGTTCTCCCTAAAAAAAAATTACAAGACATAATTGACATTGATAACGATGTGTTTTTAACTTTTAATTACACAAGTTTATTGGAAGATTTATATGGGGCTGAAGATGTTTTCCACATACATGGGGAGAGAGGTTTCCAAAGCTTGCCAGGTACCGAGTTAATAATTGGTCATGGTGAATCCCGAGAAGACTTTGAAAATACACACGTTGGGTCGGAGTGGGCTCTTTCCAAGATACATCAATCCTTAAAAAAAGACACGAAGGAAATCATCAGAAAATCAAGATTCTTTTTTGATATATTACCATCTGTAAAAAATATATACTCATACGGTTTTTCTTTTTCAAAAGTGGATTTAGCTTATATAAAAGAGATAATAAATAAATTAAATAAGGAAAATGTTACTTGGTATTTAAGTGATTATGATTACAAAGAAACAAGAGAAGAATATAAAAAAATTATTAGAGCATTTGGTTTTAAAGGAACTCTTGAAGTCTTTAGCATATAG